A stretch of the Haloarcula ordinaria genome encodes the following:
- the cobS gene encoding adenosylcobinamide-GDP ribazoletransferase, which yields MVLTALRGALGFLSRLPVGHSESAWAAFTETPAAFPLAGYVVGGLVALPLLVSELLPAPVVAAGYLAAVVLVTGVNHFDGLADLGDAAVVHGSPAERREVLRDTTVGVGAVLALGVVLVALALGALAVAALPPLVAAVLVLSSEVGAKLAMATLACLGSPSHDGFGATVLAGNRPRDLVAPVAVSLPAAVLVVPATAVAVVAGLVVGVGLTRWADRTLGGVGGDVFGAANELARVVALHAAVAVWTLADWGVVAWTLS from the coding sequence GTGGTTCTGACCGCCCTCCGCGGGGCCCTTGGCTTCCTCTCGCGGCTCCCCGTCGGCCACAGCGAGTCGGCGTGGGCGGCCTTCACCGAGACGCCCGCTGCCTTCCCCCTCGCGGGGTACGTCGTCGGCGGGCTCGTCGCGCTCCCACTACTCGTCTCTGAACTCCTTCCCGCGCCCGTCGTCGCCGCTGGTTACCTCGCGGCTGTCGTCCTCGTCACCGGCGTCAACCACTTCGACGGCCTCGCCGACCTCGGCGACGCCGCCGTGGTCCACGGGAGCCCAGCGGAGCGCCGCGAGGTGCTGCGCGATACGACCGTCGGCGTCGGGGCCGTCCTCGCGCTCGGCGTGGTCCTGGTCGCGCTCGCACTCGGCGCGCTGGCGGTGGCCGCGCTTCCGCCGCTGGTCGCGGCGGTCCTCGTGCTCTCCAGTGAAGTGGGCGCGAAACTCGCGATGGCCACCCTCGCCTGCCTCGGGTCGCCGAGTCACGACGGGTTCGGCGCGACGGTGCTCGCGGGCAACCGACCGCGTGACCTCGTGGCCCCCGTCGCCGTCTCGCTCCCTGCGGCCGTCCTGGTCGTGCCCGCGACGGCCGTCGCCGTCGTGGCCGGGCTCGTCGTCGGGGTTGGCCTGACCCGCTGGGCCGACCGCACCCTGGGCGGCGTCGGCGGGGACGTCTTCGGGGCGGCCAACGAACTCGCGCGCGTCGTCGCGCTCCACGCAGCGGTGGCCGTCTGGACCCTGGCGGACTGGGGGGTGGTCGCGTGGACGCTCTCGTGA
- a CDS encoding NTP transferase domain-containing protein: MCGGRGTRLDVPVEKPLFEIDGVPMVDRVLGALADSEVARVYAATSPDAPETRAHVDVPTVSTPGEGYVADLQTALSDDRLSTPVLTVAADLPLLDGEVLDRVLAVHDDDDSLSVLVPADLKRDLGVSDDTTFDREGQTVAPTGVNVVGDAGDDAWLTDDVRLAVNVNTRGDARVAERLLESRNFL, encoded by the coding sequence ATGTGTGGCGGCCGCGGGACCCGGTTGGACGTCCCTGTCGAGAAACCGCTGTTCGAAATCGACGGCGTCCCGATGGTCGACCGGGTGCTCGGGGCGCTCGCCGACAGTGAGGTCGCGCGTGTGTACGCCGCGACGTCTCCAGATGCACCCGAGACGCGCGCCCACGTCGACGTCCCGACAGTGTCGACGCCCGGCGAGGGGTACGTCGCGGACCTGCAGACGGCGCTGTCCGACGACCGACTCTCGACGCCGGTGCTGACCGTCGCCGCCGACCTGCCGCTGCTCGACGGCGAGGTGCTCGACCGTGTCCTGGCTGTCCACGACGACGACGACTCGCTGAGTGTCCTCGTCCCTGCGGACCTGAAACGCGACCTGGGGGTGAGCGACGACACGACGTTCGACCGCGAGGGGCAGACAGTCGCGCCGACGGGCGTGAACGTCGTCGGCGACGCGGGCGACGACGCCTGGCTCACCGACGACGTCCGACTGGCGGTCAACGTCAACACCCGTGGCGACGCGAGGGTGGCCGAACGCCTCCTCGAATCGCGAAACTTTCTCTAG
- a CDS encoding adenosylcobinamide amidohydrolase, translated as MFEVDRRDGVARLAHDGARWLSTSWDGGYRRADAVYNVTVPEGFERTDLDAYREQRLAEAGFASGPALLTGVEMAHARCARSGPVTVLVTAGVSNPAALPMGDRDATGERPASDDWRPGTVNLLVGVCRALDDGALATLLATAVEAKAATLLDVAGVPGTTSDAALVGCVPGTRPAEFAGSATDVGAATRACVRDTVRASLAARYDDGPPTVEEAPYGVVTDRQTDVFQP; from the coding sequence ATGTTTGAGGTCGACCGGCGCGACGGCGTCGCGCGGCTGGCCCACGACGGGGCGCGCTGGCTCTCGACGTCCTGGGACGGCGGCTACCGGCGCGCCGACGCGGTGTACAACGTCACCGTCCCGGAGGGGTTCGAGCGGACGGACCTCGACGCGTATCGCGAGCAGCGACTCGCCGAGGCCGGCTTCGCGAGCGGCCCCGCGCTCCTGACCGGCGTCGAGATGGCCCACGCCCGGTGTGCCCGGAGTGGCCCCGTGACCGTCCTCGTGACAGCTGGGGTGTCGAACCCGGCGGCGCTCCCGATGGGGGACCGCGACGCCACTGGCGAGCGACCGGCCAGTGACGACTGGCGGCCCGGGACGGTCAACCTGCTCGTCGGCGTGTGCCGTGCCCTGGACGACGGCGCGCTCGCGACGCTCCTGGCGACAGCCGTCGAGGCGAAGGCCGCGACGCTGCTGGACGTGGCCGGCGTCCCGGGGACGACCTCCGATGCCGCGCTCGTGGGGTGCGTTCCGGGTACCCGACCGGCCGAGTTCGCCGGAAGCGCGACCGATGTCGGCGCGGCGACGCGTGCCTGCGTGCGCGACACGGTCCGCGCGAGCCTGGCCGCCCGCTACGACGACGGGCCACCGACCGTCGAGGAGGCACCCTACGGCGTCGTCACCGACCGGCAGACCGATGTGTTCCAGCCGTGA
- a CDS encoding cob(I)yrinic acid a,c-diamide adenosyltransferase, giving the protein MSDDETGPARNAAGPTAEPITPSAPESFGLVQVWWGNGKGKTTAALGMATRAVGHGYRVHLLQFMKGGTGTVEDVRGEYNAIAALPGFSYENAGHYGWHGFMDGSDDDEHQARAEGALERAHEILAGSAAADLSEPLAADGPPEDGVNMLVVDEILYAANRGLVDPGDVVELVESKPEDLELVLTGGHEEPGYVVDHADLVTEVRKQKHPLDAGYPARKGTEY; this is encoded by the coding sequence ATGAGCGACGACGAGACCGGGCCCGCGCGCAACGCGGCCGGCCCGACCGCCGAACCGATAACGCCCAGCGCACCGGAGTCGTTCGGACTGGTGCAGGTGTGGTGGGGGAACGGGAAGGGAAAGACCACCGCGGCGCTGGGGATGGCGACCCGCGCTGTCGGCCACGGCTACCGCGTCCACCTGCTCCAGTTCATGAAGGGCGGGACGGGGACCGTCGAGGACGTCCGCGGGGAGTACAACGCCATCGCGGCGCTCCCGGGCTTCTCCTACGAGAATGCCGGCCACTACGGCTGGCACGGGTTCATGGACGGAAGCGACGACGACGAACACCAGGCCCGCGCGGAAGGCGCACTCGAGCGGGCCCACGAGATACTCGCGGGCAGCGCCGCGGCCGACCTCTCGGAACCGCTTGCGGCCGACGGTCCGCCGGAGGACGGCGTGAACATGCTCGTCGTCGACGAGATTCTCTACGCCGCCAACCGCGGCCTGGTCGACCCCGGGGACGTGGTCGAACTCGTCGAGTCGAAACCCGAGGACCTGGAACTCGTCCTCACGGGCGGTCACGAGGAACCCGGCTACGTCGTCGACCACGCCGACCTCGTCACGGAGGTCCGCAAGCAGAAACACCCGCTCGACGCGGGCTACCCGGCCCGGAAGGGCACCGAGTACTGA
- a CDS encoding cobyric acid synthase, which produces MTTILVAGTASHVGKSTIAAGLCRHLSNRGRDVAPFKAQNMSNNARATAGGEIGVSQYVQARAARVSPTTDHNPVLLKPRGDGESQLVVDGEAVANVPAGAYYEDYWKTALTAAEAAHGRLTDEHDVVVAEGAGSIAEINLHDRDLANVETARFADADILLVADIERGGVFASIVGTLELVPEDVRDRIAGVVVTKFRGDRSLLEPGIEAVEERTGVPVLGVVPYDDPGLPEEDSVSLPPVGQRAVLGADDGVPEARSITVAVPRLPHISNFTDLEPLAREPGVRVAYVPPDDSLAAADAVVLPGSKNTVDDLRALRDAGFAERIAAFEGPIIGLCGGYQMLGERLQNAALEGTENENVVEGLGLLPVETTFSESKTVEHVTRTIRGVGPLDGAEGVVEGYEIHTGDTSQTADAMRPFASDGTATDRVLGTYLHDLFENDCARVSFVKNAFDAGGIEPPAQSVATASDPYEHAAALVADHVDLGPLGLE; this is translated from the coding sequence ATGACGACGATTCTCGTCGCCGGAACAGCGTCCCACGTGGGAAAGAGCACGATAGCGGCCGGGCTCTGTCGCCACCTCTCGAACCGCGGCCGCGACGTCGCCCCGTTCAAGGCCCAGAACATGAGCAACAACGCTCGGGCCACGGCGGGCGGAGAAATCGGTGTCTCGCAGTACGTCCAGGCCCGCGCGGCCCGCGTCTCGCCGACGACCGACCACAACCCCGTGCTGCTCAAGCCCCGCGGCGACGGTGAGTCACAGCTGGTCGTGGACGGCGAAGCCGTCGCCAACGTCCCGGCGGGCGCGTACTACGAGGACTACTGGAAGACGGCGCTGACCGCGGCCGAGGCCGCTCACGGGCGACTGACGGACGAACACGACGTCGTCGTCGCGGAGGGTGCCGGCTCCATCGCCGAGATAAACCTCCACGACCGTGACCTCGCGAACGTCGAGACGGCGCGCTTCGCCGACGCGGATATCCTGCTCGTCGCCGATATTGAACGCGGCGGCGTCTTCGCGTCCATCGTCGGGACGCTCGAACTCGTCCCCGAGGACGTCCGCGACCGCATCGCCGGCGTCGTCGTCACGAAGTTCCGCGGCGACCGCTCGCTGCTCGAACCCGGCATCGAAGCCGTCGAGGAGCGAACTGGCGTGCCGGTGCTGGGTGTCGTCCCGTACGACGATCCGGGGCTCCCCGAGGAGGACAGCGTCTCGCTCCCACCGGTCGGCCAGCGGGCGGTCCTCGGCGCAGACGACGGGGTTCCCGAGGCCCGGAGCATCACCGTCGCCGTGCCGCGCCTCCCTCACATCTCGAACTTCACCGACCTCGAACCGCTCGCTAGGGAACCTGGCGTCCGGGTCGCCTACGTCCCGCCCGACGACTCGCTCGCGGCTGCCGACGCCGTCGTCCTGCCGGGGAGCAAGAACACGGTCGACGACCTCAGAGCGCTCCGTGATGCCGGGTTCGCGGAACGAATTGCTGCCTTCGAGGGTCCGATAATCGGCCTCTGTGGTGGCTACCAGATGCTCGGGGAACGGTTGCAGAATGCAGCCCTCGAAGGAACTGAAAACGAGAATGTGGTCGAAGGGCTCGGCTTGCTCCCCGTCGAGACGACGTTCTCTGAGTCGAAGACGGTCGAGCACGTCACCCGGACGATTCGCGGCGTCGGCCCGCTCGACGGCGCCGAGGGGGTCGTCGAGGGGTACGAGATACACACCGGTGACACGTCTCAGACTGCCGATGCGATGCGCCCGTTCGCGTCGGACGGTACCGCGACGGACCGCGTACTCGGGACGTACCTCCACGACCTCTTCGAGAACGATTGCGCGAGAGTTTCCTTCGTGAAAAATGCGTTCGATGCTGGCGGTATCGAGCCGCCAGCGCAGTCCGTCGCCACGGCGTCGGACCCGTACGAGCACGCGGCGGCGCTGGTCGCAGATCACGTGGACCTCGGCCCGCTGGGGCTCGAATAA
- the cbiB gene encoding adenosylcobinamide-phosphate synthase CbiB — protein sequence MLTALAVLVAATLEVVVGEPPTRFHPVAWLGSLVAPVDRQWRYPLLAGGIAALVLPLAVAVVVALLVVGIGTVSLLGSVLLSGLILFLTTSLRMLVSVSWRVVADSERDVESAREGLLALAGRDADSLSPGHLRSAAVESAAENLADGLVASLGAFVLGGVLAPFAGLPALPVAAGAAAWVKTVNTMDSMLGYREKRVGTPAARLDDAVMWLPARVSAVALAVAFGDPRSLLRARAWLDRVPSPNSGWPMGVVAAALDVRLEKPDVYVLNDGADLPEVDDARRAIRRVGLAGLLSYVVAGVVGWF from the coding sequence GTGCTGACGGCGCTCGCGGTACTCGTCGCGGCGACGCTCGAGGTGGTCGTGGGCGAACCGCCCACACGGTTCCACCCGGTCGCCTGGCTCGGGTCGCTGGTCGCCCCCGTCGACCGGCAGTGGAGATATCCGCTCCTCGCCGGTGGCATTGCTGCACTCGTCCTGCCGCTCGCAGTCGCTGTCGTGGTCGCCCTGCTCGTCGTGGGCATCGGGACCGTCTCCCTCCTCGGGAGCGTGCTGCTTTCGGGTCTCATCCTCTTCCTGACGACGAGTCTCCGGATGCTCGTCTCTGTCTCCTGGCGGGTCGTCGCCGATTCCGAGCGCGACGTCGAGTCGGCCCGCGAAGGCCTGCTCGCGCTCGCGGGCCGCGACGCCGACTCGCTCTCTCCGGGACACCTCCGGAGTGCGGCCGTCGAGAGCGCAGCCGAGAACCTCGCCGACGGACTGGTCGCGTCGCTGGGGGCGTTCGTCCTCGGGGGCGTCCTCGCCCCGTTCGCCGGGCTCCCGGCGCTGCCCGTCGCCGCCGGTGCGGCCGCGTGGGTGAAGACGGTCAACACGATGGACTCGATGCTGGGCTACCGCGAGAAGCGCGTCGGGACGCCTGCGGCGCGGCTCGACGATGCCGTGATGTGGCTGCCGGCCCGCGTGAGTGCGGTCGCACTCGCGGTGGCCTTCGGTGACCCGCGCTCGCTCCTCCGTGCCCGAGCGTGGCTCGACCGGGTCCCGTCGCCGAACTCCGGATGGCCGATGGGCGTGGTCGCCGCCGCCCTCGACGTTCGGCTGGAGAAGCCCGACGTGTACGTGCTGAACGACGGGGCCGACCTCCCCGAGGTCGACGACGCCCGCCGAGCCATCCGCCGGGTCGGCCTCGCCGGCCTGTTGTCGTACGTCGTCGCGGGGGTGGTCGGGTGGTTCTGA
- the cobD gene encoding threonine-phosphate decarboxylase CobD produces the protein MDPDTVERLRASGDDAIGPDGRVPHGSDDDPQVLDFSANTNPRLPSGVEAVYREAFDAARSYPADDYPGFCGAAADFVGCAPEQVVPTAGGLEAIRLAIQTTVRAGESVLVPRPSFGEYAREVGLQGADSSFVSHDAVLDADPEPHALAIVCNPNNPTGETYDPASLRAFADRCRDAGTTLLVDEAFLGFTDDPSLAGRDGVVVARSLTKLFGLPGVRMGYAVATGDALDRLSTARRAWSMSGPAAAVGAHCYQQNAFVAETRERVARERERMAERLTSRFEIYPSDAPFVLFEVTDTSVDWLLASAREQGVAVRDARTFRGLDSHVRVAVRTAEENDRLLEALDV, from the coding sequence ATGGACCCCGACACGGTCGAGCGACTGCGGGCGAGTGGGGACGACGCCATCGGTCCCGACGGGCGCGTGCCCCACGGGAGCGACGACGACCCGCAGGTGCTCGACTTCAGCGCGAACACGAACCCGCGACTCCCGTCCGGCGTCGAAGCCGTCTACCGCGAGGCGTTCGACGCCGCCCGGTCGTACCCCGCCGACGACTACCCGGGGTTCTGCGGAGCGGCCGCCGACTTCGTCGGCTGTGCCCCCGAACAGGTCGTGCCGACAGCCGGCGGGCTGGAGGCGATTCGACTCGCCATCCAGACGACGGTCAGGGCGGGCGAGTCGGTGCTCGTCCCGAGACCGAGTTTCGGGGAGTACGCCCGCGAGGTCGGCCTCCAGGGCGCGGACTCCTCCTTTGTCTCGCACGATGCCGTGCTGGACGCCGACCCCGAACCCCACGCGCTGGCTATCGTCTGCAACCCGAACAACCCGACCGGGGAGACGTACGACCCGGCATCGCTCCGGGCGTTCGCCGACCGCTGTCGCGACGCGGGGACGACGCTGCTGGTCGACGAGGCGTTCCTGGGCTTCACCGACGACCCGTCGCTGGCCGGCCGCGACGGGGTGGTGGTCGCGCGCTCGCTGACGAAACTGTTCGGCCTGCCGGGCGTCAGGATGGGCTACGCCGTCGCGACGGGCGACGCGCTCGACCGACTTTCCACTGCGCGGCGCGCGTGGTCGATGAGCGGCCCCGCGGCCGCCGTCGGCGCCCACTGCTACCAGCAGAACGCCTTCGTCGCCGAGACGCGGGAGCGCGTCGCCCGCGAGCGCGAGCGGATGGCCGAACGCCTGACATCTCGGTTCGAGATATATCCGTCGGACGCCCCGTTCGTCCTCTTCGAGGTGACCGACACGAGCGTCGACTGGTTACTGGCGAGCGCCCGCGAGCAGGGTGTCGCGGTGCGCGACGCGCGGACGTTCCGGGGCCTCGACAGCCACGTCCGCGTCGCCGTCAGGACCGCCGAAGAGAACGACCGCTTGCTGGAGGCGCTGGATGTTTGA